Part of the Quercus robur chromosome 5, dhQueRobu3.1, whole genome shotgun sequence genome, atattatagtttatatatataaaataattttaaaaaattggaccTGGGATCTTGGGCCCCCTTAGGCCCACTTGTGTCCGTATCTAAATATACATCTTTCCTACAGGCTTTACACCTTCACACATCCCAAATAACCCTTTGCTTTACGCAATCCAATCATACtttatttttaacatatttaGAACCCGTTTGGATAGACTGTTTACAAACCGTTTGGCTCCACAGAAATCAGCACGTCTGCGTTTTCAAAATTCTGATTTTTCACGTTTACAAAACATTGCCAAGCTCTGCTTCTTCAGAAACGCAGATTGGGTTACCGCAATTTTTTTCTgcagaaaatcaaaatcacgCCAAAACAATAATCGTTTTTTATTGAAATACCAGCTTTATCCCTTCTCATGTATATCTCCTCCGCTATTTTCTCAGTTAGTCTATGCTCCTTCATGTATATCTGCTACCCTTTTCTCTCAGTCTCCACAGGCTCTCTATTCTCTATTCCTACTTCTGCTTTGATTGGAGTCTTCGTTCTTCATCTCGTTTGCCATGTAACAATTCTCCGTTCCTCTTTTGCTGAATTTATGCTATAGATTTGGGCTTTTTGCATGGTGGGTTACACATTGTTAGAAATCTAAATGTTAGAACTTATTTTGATTGAAGgattttttgttgcttttgtttttgtttctgggTTGTGgatttatttgggtttttagttGCTTTTGATACATGCCCATTTGGGTTTTGGTTAAAGTTGCTTCATATTTGTAGACACAGATGTCATTGAAATCAGAATTtcgttatttattttttttttttttgggggggattGAGAATAATAGGATAAAGGTGTTTTCTTTATTCTGTTTCTcattcaagaatcaagattgtGTTTATGGgcattaaataaaaattcaatttttaacaGATGTTTAGTGATAAAAAGCTTGATGTTGATGGGTATTCCTTGCTATGTGTGTTGTTGGATGGCCAtataggaataaaaaaaaggtgaaataaGAGGATATTCAAGAAATTTCCCAATAAAGCATGGCTTATGTTGATTCAAGGAGATGTAGGCCTTTGATGCCCTTTTGATATCAGTTGAGGACTTTCTACAggttttcattttattaaaacttttgatgGAATTCTGTCTGCTAAATATACTTTTTACCCAAGTTTCTCCTGTCCACTTTCACTATCTAAATAATGACATGGCCCTAGAGGAATAGTTGTATCACACATATGAGAAGCACATTAGATGGGATGGTAATAGTGCCTAATGTCTTCAAGGCTGTTGTCACTGTGGTATTCTTTTAGCATGCTTCAAAACTGTGACAGTTaaatgtctttttatttattcttgaaGTTTCTGTTGGTATACCAAGTCTTTGTACCATAATTTATCTTTAGATTAATCCTTTGGCAAGGCTAATGTTGCTCAATTATTCTTGATACTATTGTATATCTTTCAGTAGTAGTACTTTTATTTAGATTTGCAGATGCTCTTTAAAATTATCTAATCTCTGCTCTCTTACGAAAACACCAAAAGTTTCAGAATTTCAGTTGAATATTCTAATTTAAGcggttgttttcttttcttcactgAATTTGTTTGTTGGATTCAATATTCTATTGAAAGAATTGATATGTTGGATAAAAGTGTTTTGCAACAAATGTATTCCACATTTCCACTAATTTCAATCAGCTATACCCTGTGACATCATCCTTTGGTGTACCAATCTTTTTTTCACTGGAACGTGCAGCAGCTCCTTACTTTGGAATAAAGgtgtgttttttgttgttgtggaaTCTCTTTTCGTTTGGATATAATGTTGTATTGAGACATAGTTGACACCAGTATCTGCAgtcctaatttttttaattgcctTTCAAATCTTTAGGCACTTGTAATTGAGTtggttctaaatttttttatttaaattttgtccctctaaaaagaaaagaaaaaaaaaaggttgttttatttagtttttatgcAGTCAATTGAGTAGCAAACTCAATAGCGAATACTTGGTATCTTTCTGATGCTCCACTTGCAGTTTGcagaaataattatttcttactcagttatttatttttttctttgaggaCTAAAATGCCTTAGACTGGACTCAAAAAAGGTGTTTCTGTCATAATTCCTACTTATTaacgaaaataaaaaatggtgaATGTTTATTGTTCACCTTTTGCTTATGAATTGTTTTCCCCATTCACCTCAGCTGAACTCAACcatatgttttttttcctcttcattaTCTGCTAACACGTAATACTCCTCACcagaaaattagtaaaaaaaaaaaaatgtcctcaaggaaattatcaatgaactctACATTTACTACTACTTTGTTGAAGAGTTAATTGAATATGTTTCTTTGTGATGCTAGGTAATTTATTGTGAGTTTGGTTCGCATGGGTTTTTTAGTGAAGTAGATATGCTAGAGAATCAATCTTGACAAAGTTTGGTGATAGTTTCAGCCAAGGGATTTTCAAAGATAAGTGACTACGAattgagttttttgaaataaaattagagtGTGAAATTTATCTTATATATCTGGGTTTTTGCTAATAAAGCCTATCATCTTTAGGCCAAATTGCATCTCTTTCCTCCATAAACATGGGGCTGTCTGTGAGGTCATAGTTTCAATTCCATGTGAGTGCACGTGAGTTGTATTTACTATTTACCTATAAACATAAAATGGGTTTCTGCTAACTAAAAAATGCTCATACTTTTGAAGACAGTGAGCTCTTAGTGGTAAAgttaaaattcttatttttacaGAGCTTACGTGATGAGTGAGACCAAATTCAAGCTCAATTGCATCGACAGCTTTCATATATTTTATGGACCATCCGAATTTTAGGTGTtacttatctttcttttctcctttgttttttcttgtacGCTCATCCTTTGTATGTCTCCCACGCACTAAGGTTGCGCCCCCTTTTTGTCACTGCCTTTGATTAGATTCCATTTTGTATGTTTGGTGTCAATTACTCATGGATGATCGCCTTTGTGCTCAATCACAGTCTTGTAttttgttggtgcaaacacaataataatgaaaataatacaaaaagCAACTGGATAAAATACTTGTTCataatatattgattaaatACAtatacaactaaaaaaaaaaaaacaattaaatacatatgtatatattgtttataatatattgattattataataataaattatactttataaggaatttataaaagaaagcaatgaaaAGTAACAAAGCATATAcaaacaatgaaacaaatacGTGCTGGCAATCCTGGGGTTCGGAGTCCAAAGCCAAATTAATTCACATCACATATTGCGGGGCTCACGGCGCTTGCTGACAATGACAAAGCAATTAGGCAAAGTAAGTCTTTCTCAGTTTCTTGTCGTGTAGATTCATTCAACACACAGATGAAAAACTATACTTTTAAGCAGAGggagaaaaatggaaaaaggtcTTGACATAAATCTGAACGGATGAAAAACGAAAAGAAGAAGGCAAAGCAGTGGCGACTGgcgagaagaagaaagaaaactgGCAAAGCAGATGGCAAAGAGAAAGaactgaaagaagaaaataaggcAAGTGAGACAGAGAgagccagagagagagagagtcacctGTGTATGAGATTTTTTCAAGAACTGTGTTCACAGTTCACTTGGTGCTTGGTGGTGCGGCACGTCAATGATTCAACAAAGTTTcaggtttttcaatttttctactaTTGTGTAAAAGTAAGCTCTAGATGgttggaataaattttttttcttttcctttttatttgtcgatgtaattgttaaaatatgtATGTGTTCATTATAAAGATGCTGATGTGTAGTTATTGTAATGTGTTAATATGTATTTGTGGATTGTATTTTATATTAACAGGAATGGGGGCCAAAATGATAAGGGACttacaaattttcatattttttagggtagttccatttttttttttttttttttttttttttttttttttttgtggggtggtgttgggggggggggggggtatggGGGAGGGAGGCCCCTCAATCCTTAAGGGGCTCTACCACTCCATAAATACTTATATTTGTAGAGTGATTAACGCACTAAGGGTATGTAGtgatataacaaattttactttaaaaaaaaactcacaaacGATATAGAAATGAATGTAATTAATGACACtttaataagataataaataagTATCTGAATGAATCATGTTaaggatattataaattttacaacatgagGCTTACAAAGATGTATCAACAAtcataaaaagttatttttttatgagagagtttcaacctatgacgttcaCTCCTGATTATAGTTCTTTATCAGGATactaagacatcaatcagtttttagtaTACGTGGGGATTGAagcccaaatctcttatacaaccattagagattttaccagttaagttaactggatgttataaattttacaacatgagGCTTACAAAGATATATCAacaatcacaaattttttttttttttttggagagagtttCAATATATGGTGTCCGCTCTTGAttatagctctttattatcagactaagacaTCAGTCAGTTTTTAGtataggtggggattgaaccccaaatctcttatataaacattagagattttaccagttgagttaactgaaactgacgttataaaaaataattcaaaaatgcatttaataggTTATTGGCACTCATATATCATATTAATTGTCACATATGTTTCATATCATATCGTGGCAGATGAAAGGTGAGCTTGGCAATTGACCAATTGTCAATGTATGAATTTTCTAGCTTTAAAGGTTTATCATCTACTTTGATAATTATCAACATTTAGTGTTGTGGATTTAGGAGGTTAAAAATAGAAGCATGTAGATTTCTTGTCTTAGTGATTGAAGAGTTATGTGTCTTGGCAGAGGGAAAAGAGTGGGATGAAGCCTGGTTTCTTACCAATGGTTTGACAGTTGCATAattttggaatgaaattttgaaaatggaCATACCTGAATTAGAAGTCAGTATTGGGAGGAGGGGGGTATTGAGGCATTGAAGTCATATTACATTGGTTGAATCTGGGCTCTTCAATTCTAATTCACTCACAAGTACCTTTATATTCTTCTTGTGATGTTGTTACATTTCCAACCTTTATGGGCCCAGGAATGTTTTGATCTCATTCAAGAACATCATGCAAAAATGTCCCTTTCTCATTAGGCCTTATCCAATCTAAACATCATCAGCAGAAGGATGTGTGTGTACAAAAGGTCCTTTATCACTTCCAAGATGCGGCAGCAATAAGTTTAACCTGGACTGCTGGTTCCTTTGATCGTCTATCTAGTTTGATAATATATGAAAGCAAACTAGATTTTTGTACAGTAAGTATATGTTTGGATAGCTGAAAACTTACTGCATTTGCATTTCacctcatttttctctttttttttttttttttttgaagcgcGTTCCAACCCTTTTGAGAGATTCCAGTGGGTCCTGTGTACctattcacgggacccacaaacacattttttcaacaaagcttttattaaaaatgagtctcatggcattattcacacatttaaaaattattttgctacaatattttcagttttcagtttttagcccaaaaaacgatctccaaacggaccctaagtgtAACACCTTTATTTGGCATTCCATCTATGATTTTGAATGCTTGaaaccttttttaattttaagtaacatttttttagaagaaagagGGAAGTCCTCATAGCTCAAATATATACTTGCTAATCATTCAGTCCTAATGTTATAGGTTAGGTACTTGCTATTTATCAAGTTTCTAAGTCAATATCTTATGCTTGTTCTTTGTCTTAGAGCCAAATTCTTTCTCAGCATGGAAGAGTGCAAAGAATGGGAAGTGGCTGCCAGTAGGGATGAAGAAATTCAGAATATTTTGGCTTCATTAGCTAGATTAGGTAACAATCACGTAATCTATTTACCTAGAACAACATTATTGGTAGTGAAATGAATTTATTATTGGTTTATTGTGACTTCTATGCTGTCTCATGTCAATCTCCCTCTGTTTTTTCCCAGCTTAAAGATATGGGCAAttacaaaacacaatacaaACAAAATTGCTCTATCCCTCTTCCTCCCCCCTCCTTTGTGTATGTTACTTCTAATTGATGCTTATTATCCAGCCACAAGAAACAATTCCCACTTTACAAGGGAGTTCCGAGGGCGAGCACTTGGACATATGAGCATGGATTCTGAACTGCCAAGGAAGTATGTGTTCCCTTTGTACATTTAATGTTGCCCCAAATTTGTCCTTCAAATATTGCTCGGATACCTTATTAGGTTCTCCATTTGGCAAGCTGTTGGTCAGTTTTGTTCTATCTTTCTCTCCATTAATCTGTTGGTTTGATTGTCACTCATGATTCAGATCACTGACAAGGCCCATTAAGCCAGTAGCACAACCCCTTTTTGAAGTTATTTGCATGGAGAATGTGGTGTTGTATGCTAGAGTATTATTGTGGTGAAGATCTGAAAGATGGCCTCCAATGTCATTCTTCATAGCCTCACTGTCCTCTGTTTTCTCCTTGTCACTATGCCTATATTGAAGGTTTGCATTTTTTCCAGTGGACTTGAAGTGTCTTGAGCATGCATTTATGGTGACTGTTAATAAAGTCCTTTGTTGTTTAAGCAtcacatttttcttttgcagCCTGATTGTCCATACTATTTGTGGAGTTTGTGCAGAGTCTGGTATAGATTTTGGTGCTAATACTTCATAACTTATGTAGTCTAGGTAAACAATATATACTTCTTTTCAtgagtttcttttttgtttggcttttcattttacttaaaagaatgatgTAAATGTGTAAGTGGTTATCTATGTTTTAAACcattttataatcaaatttgataaatttcataatcaaaattttcatctatCTTAATTGTGCAATCCCTCATGGCAAAGTGACTATGCATAATCattttagcttttatatatCAGGACACGACAGTTATGTCCTGTTGTGCACACAATAGTTGAATAGTGGATTAAGGGGTCTAGTCCAACCTTCcttttccattttgtttttctaatttgAACGGAATATTAAACTCTTCTTTCTAAACATCTTGCATTGCGGATTTATCTGAATCTCTcccattttataaaattttgcaaaCTATTATTGGTTTGTTTTTGGGCTCAATCCCGTATAATGTTTAATTGCGAAAATGGTCTTATCCAGCATACAGAAATATATACTACAATATTTAATATCCTGTACTTTACTCCTTAGAATTTGCTACAACTAGCGGGTGGGGAATCAAAACACTAGAATAGTCTAGAAGAGCTTAGACGTGCAGAGTATTAACTTTGTTTACTAGAAAAGGGAAATATAAGAGTCATTTGCCCATTATGGTCAACTAGATAATGTCCCGCGATGCACAGATACTTTGcaattttatttggaaataatttttatgttttttttttttttctttttaaggtcCATAGATAATATTCATTTTGTTGTATATAGTATTTATGTTTTCCCAAACTATTATCGAATGCTTTCAAGCTCCcttttcttaattcatatttataatttttcttattctagAAGTAATTCCAAACTATTGATTGACTTTTGTTTACTAATATTGATATATGAGATTGAAATTGGATAGTTCTTAGGCATTCCTAGGAGACCATACTATAttataaattcaatataaaaaataatatgtagAGAAATTGGAACAAAATCGCAGTTACAATATGCAAAACAAGTTATAATGAAAATACTTACTTTCCAAATTAATGGTATGTCCTTTTCTTTAGTTAGCTTTGTTAGAGTGTCCGTGCAATTATCCTCAATGttcatattcaaaatatttttagtatttaataGATTTGTGAAGCAAGCTCCCAAGTGTTGAATTATAGTATAAGgaaatttagcaaaaaaaaaaaaaatagtataaggaaaattgcaaaaaaaaaaaaaaatttaaaagatttcataggatttttgaaattcatataaaataacTTCATGTTAACAATTaacaaattttctcaaatctATTAAATTATAAACCTCATTCGTAATTTTAAATACTATTCTAATAGTTCACACTAATTCTAATAGTTCACACTAATAAGggaaaataattatttcatttatgGGTGTTCAATACAATGCATTaatatcaaaggaaaaaaaaaaaaaaaaaaaagtgaaatagaGGTTGAAGGTTGATAGAATAGTATACTGAAAGGTAACCTTTAGAAGGGACTTCTTCCAAGAAGAGTAATTATGGGCCTGATATAGCCCATAATACCATGAAAAAGGGGGAAGCCCAAAATGGATCTGCTGAAGATATAACAACCTGGACAAATTTGATACATAACAACTTGGGCAAGCCGAAACAAATAGAACCTAAGACCCTTCCATTTTTATAGCCCAATAGTGAAAATGGGCCCATGAAGGCCCAAACCTTTTGTATAAAGGGATAAGAGCAAACCTGTCTATCCACATTAGAGAGAACACGCAATGATGAGCTTGCAGTTTCGGTTATGGAAAAGAAGGGTTCTACTGCATTCCCTATGAAATTCTCGAGAGGTTTTGAGATGGATAAGAAGTTGAAAAGTGGGAAGACGAGTGTCAGAAGTTGCCTTACATTTCTCCATATGAAGATGCTTCTCATCTTCTGCCAAATAGTGATGAATCAGATAAGTGGACGGTTGCTGTTTTGCATGAGTTGCTTCATATTCTTGTGCCAAAGAAGACTGAGAGGGATAATTTGCTGTTGCTTGGAGAGTATTTGGGGCTTCGATTGAGGTTTAAGAGAGCATTGGTTTAGCATTCGGGTATATTTTATATGTCCACTAAGATTGGAACCTACACTGTGGTTTTGAAGGAGGGTTACAAGAGGGGTTTGCTAGTTGAGGATCAACCATGGATGCAAATGAGGAATCGGTATATTCACCTCATGAACATGGTGAAGTAAGATGGTAAACCAGTTAGTGTGCCGGGTGGaagtaatgaaaagaaaaggcagACAGTTATTgatgaaaaagagaaaggagaggaAGATGAAAGTGGGGAAGAATATGAAGGGCGTTATCTGATTCATATGATGCTGAGGTCGAGGATGCTAGTGACGATGAGTATGATGATGACGAAGATGAAAACAAGAGTCAGAGAGGTGTTTGAAAAAATGTTGCAGGGAATAGAGGAAGAAAAGCTAGGAAAATGGATTTGGATGTGAAGGGGCTTTCTAGAAAATCTGagtatgatgatgatgaagatggaaACAAGAGTCAGAAAGGCATTCCAGTACTCCTTGAGGCATACACAACTCTAAAATCTGATGGACCGATGGTCATGTATATCTCCTGATACAAAACCATGATTTGATATTGAGACTCTTATATTGGCTATCATCCTCTTCGTAATGTAGGTTATAAATTATCCCTTGGTTGCAACGCTACTGTCCGGAGGCTCAAGAAATAATTCATGCAACCCATGTTCAATCGTAATGTATTAAGAATGGTACCTGTGTTGTCAAGTTAATGGGCTGCTACGGAGGTAAGTTTCATTCAtctaaaaagctattttaacATAACAAAGAGTTAACACTTGAAAAATTATTGGATTGATCTGAACATGTATTTTATGTTGAAAAGAAAGTTCCTGATGGTTGAGTTGTAATCTTGTATTGATTGTGTACCTTAAACAATTAATTATGAGTCAGAGAATTGTATACTCTCAAAATCTGCAGAATATAAATGGTAATGAGAATAGATCCATGGCCAACATATATTGTTAGATATTTTTTATGGGCACAGTGATCCTAGAAGTTACAATAGAGTTCAGGTTTAAtactacaaaataattttaccagtaaatcttaacaaaatggtcttgtgctatttttttttttttttttctcatgtacctacattttgtttattattgcaAGCTAAACTCAAAACTATATTCCTTATGGATAAGCATATCTTGCTTAAGAGGGAGTGGTCATATGGCACATATGAGACTGTCTAAAGCACACAGGATCACATCCTATGATAAATATGTTTTCATTGCCATTAATAAGTTTTAAGATTTAGCCTATGTAGTTGTCTTCACCTTGCGAATAGCTCCAATTTATTTCTTtgataattatttgtttttgcaTCTCAAGAGTTTATTCATTCAGAGTAGCAGGAGCTCAAGAAGGACTTCAGTGATTTGTAAGGGAATGCAATTTGATTtagcattattttttattttctatgttatGGTCACATGGagtaaaaatttgagatttttgagATCCCTAATTTAAAGTGGACTGGGCTATGTGATATTAATAAGTTCCTACACAATGATAATTTgtggatttgaaatttgtgtGAAAGATTACGCTTCTCTGTAGGAAATTTGGAGGACTACCCCCAGAGGTTTTTTGGCTGGACTTCCTAAAATCATTGACAATTGTCACATTAATTGGAACTCCGGTACTCTCTATGCTTCAAATGATTGTCAACTAGGTCACATCTAGCTCATCTCAAGATAATCTTAATCTGTTTGGCAATTATGATTCAAATCAAAGACAGGTCCTCTGGATTTTACAAATGGCATAAGCCTAGCAGATTAACACAAAAAACTTGCAATGGATGATGAAGAAAGATCAAGATCAATCTCAAAGAGAAAACCCCATCTAGGTGGTCACAGATTAACACTACTAGTCATGGTACTTGATATAATTTCCCCCTAACTTGTGTTTTGTGTTCAATTGACAAATGAGTCCTTATTTTCGCTCcttattgtaaataaattgctgtttttctattcattttgtTAATGTAGATCAATTTGGAATAAGATTAGGTAAAAGATTCTAGTTGTTGATTAATGGTGTTTGGTTTGGATTTGTATTGCTATTCCTAAGCATTCCTTCATTTGTTGGCTAACGTTCATGGATAGAATTCTCCCTCATGACAGGGTTGCTAAATGGGGATGCAATTGTGATCTCGTTTGTGTGTACTGCAAGAGAAAGCTGGCGTCAATGTTGGGCTGCGTAAGATGGGTATCTATCTCAAATATAACCAttagtttattaaaaattatttgttcttaCAATGTCCTATAATCTGATGTGGAGAAACATGTTGGACTGCGTAAAACGCCCAAAACTCATGTTGGAGATATAAAGTTTCCTGGAACATAgtgataaaaattaatgttgtttgtagtttCCATGCATTttaaacttacttttttttggtcattttcttgaATGTTATCGTGTCAGACTGTCATTTATGTCTAAAGAGATATTCATGTATTTGGAGAAGTCTAAAATTGATATAAGAGGAAAATTTACAGTTCCTTCCTTTGTCCCTTGTCCTACAAATTGATGGGCAAAGGCTAAgcctttgtttgcttgttttgcAGATCCCATTTACATGATCTGTGTGTCCTGAGCAATGCTTCTGAAAAGTGTATTCAACCTTCCTTGCACACAGAGCTATTCATGGTTCAGTGGCAAGGTATATGGATTCACAGTTGAGCCTATTAAAGGGAGACATGCTTATATTCCATTCCATGTAAGTTTCTTcttggttggaaattttttatcttcctCACTCATGTCTAGTTGTCTCTATGAgctatatgtatgtgtttgtgggTTTGCAAATGTATATACCCTTTGTGTACCCTTTGTGTGAGATTATGCTTCTTGCTACATTATACATGCCCACAATGACCAATTGAACAAATGTCCATTCATTCAACCTTTAAATATCTAGCCTGCTTTACACATAGCTTGTTGCACCTATTGATCTGGAAACATGATCAATGAAACTGTAAGCAAGTTTATATTCAACATTTCATTAGATGATAGATGAGTTCATTCAACTGGGGCAGGAGCATATTGGTTTTATGATTGGCAACTAGCCATTAATATAATATGGACTTGTTTGCTCATTTTGTGTGCAGTGTGCAATTGAGAAATAGTGAGAAACAAAGCAAGGTCATGATAAGTGACATGATGTGGGCAAAACTACAGTCTTCAAAAAATCAATCGAGTTTCTTGAAGACTTGGACCATACAGATGTCCTTAATCAGGGATAGAAAGAAGGGATGTACCacaaattttatcaacaaaTAGGCAGAACCATTTGGAAGCAACATGACCTAAGCATATATGAGTTCCTAAAGATGTCACGAGGAAATAGTGAGGAAGAGCCACCAACTCTTAGATTCGAACAACcatattagaagaaaaaatggCTGAATAAAGTGACTAGCAGCACTGTCCAATTAGAGTAGCTGTTAATTTGATGTTTTCTATGTTATTGTATCCCTCTTGTTTTTTCTTGTGTGTTGATAGTTGATACTAATTATGTCATGTACGTCCTCTGAAGTCTTGCGGTTTGCTCTAGCATTGTTGATTTGTAAGTTTTTGTGTGAAATTGTCCTATTAGACGGGGCCTACTTGAGCTTCTTGACACAGTACTTTTTGAAAAGACCCATagtatattattttgaatatataagaAATCTGAGTCTGCGTGCTTATCTTTTGAAAAAGGCCTTGAGCATCCGTATATACCTtggaaaattttgtcattttctagCGCTTCCTCTAtaaaaccttttcttttaattattgaCTGTTTTCCCGTTATCAATTATATGTGCCACTTCCACGAGAAAGCCACATTCTTTTGCTTTGAAGGCTACAAAAGCAATTCCATCTGTAAAGACTCCGATAAATAATGATACATGTCAACCTCCTATCTTTAGAGTTTAGAGTCATTCTCAATACGTATATTGTCACAAAGCAGATATTTTACCCCCAAATTTTATGCCTTATGTCCTTCAGAATGAAACATGGAGACTTTCATAATATAGATCACTTGCTTAAGTTGTGATGAAACCTCTTCCAATGTCACT contains:
- the LOC126727639 gene encoding uncharacterized protein LOC126727639 isoform X2, with protein sequence MIQQSFRAKFFLSMEECKEWEVAASRDEEIQNILASLARLATRNNSHFTREFRGRALGHMSMDSELPRKSLTRLFRPLEPNCPYYLWSSCTVCYNLWVLILHLA
- the LOC126727639 gene encoding uncharacterized protein LOC126727639 isoform X1, whose amino-acid sequence is MIQQSFRAKFFLSMEECKEWEVAASRDEEIQNILASLARLATRNNSHFTREFRGRALGHMSMDSELPRKSLTRLFRLVAEPVFEIVCMKNGVGCNSEEFYSDNDLKDDLQISFFIALCLH